The proteins below are encoded in one region of Rhizobacter sp.:
- a CDS encoding inositol monophosphatase, translated as MFDQVLPLLAEASERAVMPRFRQLREGDVIEKAKDELVTVADREAETIIEHGLLALWPGSRVVGEEACAANPALLQGLDRGMVWLVDPLDGTANFVAGRPVFAVMASLVIDGEAIGAWVLNPVSGERWRAQRGSGCFCNGQRMRVPDRSVPLHEARGAVLTRFLPAALKQQVEAKLGRIGQALPGARCAGVEYPAIVTGQQQFAMFYRTLPWDHVPGTLLLQEAGGHVGRYDGSAYRAGDEAVGLLSAVDEPLWRALRAALL; from the coding sequence GTGTTCGACCAGGTGCTGCCGCTGCTGGCCGAGGCCAGCGAGCGCGCCGTGATGCCGCGCTTTCGCCAGCTGCGCGAAGGCGACGTGATCGAGAAGGCGAAAGACGAGCTCGTCACCGTGGCCGACCGCGAAGCCGAAACCATCATCGAGCACGGCCTGCTCGCGCTGTGGCCCGGTTCGCGCGTGGTCGGCGAAGAGGCCTGCGCGGCCAATCCGGCGCTGCTGCAGGGGCTGGACCGCGGCATGGTGTGGCTCGTCGATCCGCTGGATGGCACGGCCAACTTCGTGGCGGGCCGGCCGGTGTTTGCGGTCATGGCCTCGCTCGTGATCGACGGCGAGGCCATCGGCGCCTGGGTGCTGAACCCGGTGTCGGGCGAGCGCTGGCGGGCGCAGCGTGGCAGCGGCTGCTTCTGCAACGGGCAGCGCATGCGGGTGCCGGATCGCAGCGTGCCGCTGCACGAGGCGCGGGGTGCGGTGCTCACGAGATTCCTGCCGGCGGCGCTGAAGCAGCAGGTCGAGGCCAAGCTCGGGCGCATTGGCCAGGCGCTGCCGGGTGCGCGCTGTGCCGGCGTCGAATACCCGGCCATCGTCACCGGCCAGCAGCAGTTCGCGATGTTCTACCGCACGCTGCCCTGGGACCACGTGCCCGGCACCCTGCTGCTGCAGGAGGCTGGGGGCCATGTGGGGCGCTACGACGGCAGTGCGTACCGCGCGGGCGACGAGGCCGTGGGCCTGCTCTCGGCGGTGGACGAGCCGCTGTGGCGCGCCCTGAGGGCCGCGCTGCTCTGA
- a CDS encoding glutamate-5-semialdehyde dehydrogenase — MTSTDLQATVARMGTAARAASTLMAAASTRAKNHALTALARRLRESAAPLADANQKDIAAAEAAGLAAPMVDRLRLTEKVIATVAEGCEQIAAMPDPVGEITGVKRRPSGISVGQMRVPLGVFGMIYESRPNVTIEAASLAIKSGNACILRGGSEAIHSNLALWKLVQAALTEAGLPVDAVQLVQTTDRAAVGFLIASPESVDVIIPRGGKGLIERISREARVPVIKHLDGNCHVYVDAEVDLELALKVTDNAKTQKYSPCNAAESLLVHEAVAAKFLPKIGAVFAAKGVEVRGDATVLALLKDVPQVKLAEATEQDWSEEYLAPIISAKVVKSVDEAIAHINRYGSHHTDAILTTNHPNAMRFLREVDSASVMVNASTRFADGFEYGLGAEIGISTDKFHARGPVGLEGLTSMKWVVLGQGEVRT; from the coding sequence ATGACCTCCACCGATCTCCAGGCCACCGTCGCCCGCATGGGCACGGCCGCACGCGCGGCCAGCACGCTCATGGCCGCGGCTTCCACACGCGCGAAGAACCACGCCCTCACCGCCCTGGCGCGTCGCCTGCGCGAGAGCGCCGCGCCGCTGGCCGATGCGAACCAGAAAGACATCGCCGCGGCCGAGGCTGCGGGCCTGGCCGCCCCGATGGTCGACCGCCTGCGCCTCACCGAGAAGGTGATCGCCACCGTGGCCGAAGGCTGCGAGCAGATCGCCGCCATGCCCGACCCGGTGGGCGAAATCACCGGCGTGAAGCGCCGCCCGAGCGGCATCAGCGTGGGTCAGATGCGTGTGCCGCTGGGGGTCTTCGGCATGATCTACGAGAGCCGGCCCAACGTGACCATCGAAGCCGCGTCGCTCGCCATCAAGAGCGGCAACGCCTGCATCCTGCGGGGCGGCTCGGAGGCCATCCATTCCAACCTCGCGCTGTGGAAGCTGGTGCAGGCCGCGCTCACCGAAGCCGGGCTGCCGGTCGACGCGGTGCAACTGGTGCAGACCACCGACCGCGCGGCCGTGGGCTTTCTCATCGCGTCACCGGAGTCGGTCGACGTGATCATCCCGCGCGGCGGCAAGGGGCTCATCGAGCGCATCAGCCGCGAGGCGCGGGTGCCGGTGATCAAGCACCTCGACGGCAACTGCCACGTGTACGTCGACGCCGAGGTCGACCTCGAGCTCGCGCTCAAGGTCACCGACAACGCGAAGACGCAGAAGTACAGCCCCTGCAATGCGGCCGAGTCGCTGCTGGTGCATGAAGCCGTGGCTGCCAAGTTCCTGCCGAAGATCGGCGCGGTGTTCGCCGCCAAGGGCGTGGAGGTGCGCGGTGACGCCACTGTGCTCGCGCTCTTGAAAGACGTGCCGCAAGTCAAGCTCGCCGAGGCCACCGAGCAGGACTGGAGCGAGGAGTACCTCGCCCCCATCATCAGCGCCAAGGTGGTGAAGAGCGTGGACGAGGCCATCGCCCACATCAACCGCTACGGCTCGCACCACACCGACGCCATCCTCACGACGAACCACCCGAACGCGATGCGCTTCCTGCGCGAGGTCGATTCGGCGAGCGTGATGGTCAACGCGAGCACCCGGTTCGCCGATGGCTTCGAATACGGGCTGGGTGCCGAGATCGGCATCAGCACCGACAAGTTCCACGCGCGCGGCCCGGTGGGCCTGGAAGGCCTCACCTCGATGAAGTGGGTGGTGCTCGGCCAGGGCGAAGTGCGCACCTGA
- a CDS encoding porin produces the protein MNQFSVRPLAAAISLALCAGAALAEPTYKLSGFGTLAAVHSDLDTADFTGSVFHPNGAGATRSTTGNPDSKLGVQVNASFNSQWSAVAQVISQYQHDASYWPQLEWGNVTYKPTDSLNLRVGRIALPAYLMSESRLVGYAHAWARPPQDVYGVLPLTSNDGVDATYRSKIGSASNTVQAYYGTNEVKISGGGTAKAKKSWGINDTVELGSLTLRASYTYLKEDLQIDSFAPLYAGMAFFGETDMLEKYNTRDMSTSAVSLGAQYDPGDWFVMGEFVSYRGDSILSDSRSWYVAGGYRFGKFTPYLIHSQVKALIKDETEGGFMNGGINTLLYQVTPTQKTTALGVRYDVYKNTALKLQYDRIETGSRSNGRLKPPSGTTPTGLDANVVTLGVDFVF, from the coding sequence ATGAATCAGTTTTCTGTGCGGCCACTCGCGGCTGCGATCAGCCTTGCCCTCTGCGCCGGTGCGGCGTTGGCGGAACCCACCTACAAGCTGAGCGGCTTCGGCACGCTGGCCGCCGTGCATTCCGACCTGGACACGGCCGACTTCACCGGCAGCGTGTTCCACCCCAACGGCGCCGGCGCCACCCGCTCGACCACGGGCAACCCCGACAGCAAGCTCGGCGTGCAGGTCAATGCCTCGTTCAACAGCCAGTGGTCCGCCGTGGCGCAGGTCATCTCGCAGTACCAGCACGACGCCTCGTACTGGCCGCAGCTCGAATGGGGCAACGTCACCTACAAGCCCACCGATTCGCTGAACCTGCGTGTGGGCCGCATCGCGCTGCCGGCCTACCTGATGTCGGAATCGCGCCTCGTCGGTTACGCCCACGCCTGGGCCCGCCCGCCGCAGGACGTCTACGGCGTGCTGCCCCTGACCAGCAACGACGGTGTCGACGCGACCTACCGCTCGAAGATCGGCTCGGCGTCGAACACGGTGCAGGCCTACTACGGCACCAACGAAGTGAAGATCTCCGGCGGTGGCACCGCGAAGGCGAAGAAGAGCTGGGGCATCAACGACACGGTGGAGCTCGGCTCGCTGACGCTGCGCGCGTCCTACACCTACCTCAAGGAAGACCTGCAGATCGACAGCTTTGCGCCGCTCTACGCCGGCATGGCCTTCTTCGGCGAAACCGACATGCTGGAGAAGTACAACACCCGCGACATGAGCACTTCGGCCGTGTCGCTGGGCGCGCAATATGACCCGGGCGACTGGTTCGTCATGGGCGAATTCGTGTCCTACCGCGGCGACAGCATCCTGTCCGACAGCCGCTCCTGGTACGTGGCCGGCGGCTACCGCTTCGGCAAGTTCACGCCCTACCTCATCCACTCGCAGGTGAAGGCGCTGATCAAGGACGAAACCGAAGGCGGTTTCATGAACGGCGGCATCAACACCCTGCTGTACCAGGTCACCCCGACGCAGAAGACGACCGCCCTGGGCGTGCGCTACGACGTCTACAAGAACACCGCCCTCAAGCTGCAGTACGACCGCATCGAGACGGGTTCGCGTTCCAACGGCCGCCTGAAGCCGCCCTCGGGCACCACGCCCACCGGCCTCGATGCCAACGTCGTGACGCTCGGCGTCGACTTCGTGTTCTGA
- a CDS encoding chemotaxis protein encodes MKFRTKIWSLPASAALVLIVGVIISAAIGARLSAGITTLRSIDDPFLARVTQVDRVTENVRLTVQTATAEGDAERLKDVQELVKGGHAALDAMASLAGKDDEARDLRAAFDAYQTAAAAAAKGMIDKNPDAMASVQKMQAAQKALDQVLAGAKEAARAKVDAQYEAASAGVRLSLIATVLTGLVVLLALGVASWVIVSSVWKDLGEEPAQLRVSVRRIASGDLDVTAVPGAHPESLQAALGEMTNGLREMVSQIRITSDSIATASNEIATGNLDLSQRTERTASNLQQAASSMEQLTGSVRHTADSAHGANELASSASGVAAKGGEVVGQVVQVMEQISASSKKIADIIGVIDGISFQTNILALNAAVEAARAGEQGRGFAVVAGEVRSLAQRSAQAAREIKGLIGESVDRVESGSRLVQDAGATMNEIVGSVKRVTDIIGEITAASNAQSSDIGQVNGTVAQLDQMTQQNAALVEQSSAAAESLREQAGLLAQAVARFRVARA; translated from the coding sequence ATGAAGTTCCGTACCAAGATCTGGAGCCTTCCAGCCAGCGCCGCGCTGGTGCTCATCGTCGGCGTGATCATCAGCGCCGCCATCGGTGCCCGCCTGTCGGCCGGCATCACCACGCTGCGCAGCATCGACGACCCTTTCCTTGCGCGTGTCACGCAGGTCGACCGCGTCACCGAAAACGTGCGCCTCACCGTGCAGACCGCCACCGCCGAAGGCGATGCCGAGCGCTTGAAGGACGTGCAGGAACTTGTGAAGGGCGGCCATGCCGCGCTCGACGCGATGGCGTCGCTCGCCGGCAAGGACGACGAAGCGCGCGACCTTCGCGCGGCCTTCGACGCCTACCAGACGGCTGCGGCGGCCGCGGCCAAGGGCATGATCGACAAGAACCCCGATGCGATGGCGTCGGTGCAGAAGATGCAAGCCGCGCAGAAGGCCCTCGACCAGGTGCTCGCGGGTGCCAAGGAAGCGGCCCGCGCGAAGGTCGATGCGCAGTACGAAGCGGCCTCGGCCGGCGTGCGGCTGAGCCTCATCGCCACCGTGCTGACGGGGCTGGTGGTGCTGCTCGCGCTCGGCGTGGCCTCGTGGGTGATCGTGAGCTCGGTCTGGAAGGACCTGGGCGAAGAGCCGGCGCAGCTGCGCGTGTCGGTGCGCCGCATTGCCTCGGGCGACCTCGACGTGACCGCGGTGCCGGGTGCGCACCCCGAATCGCTGCAGGCCGCGCTCGGCGAGATGACGAACGGCCTGCGCGAGATGGTCTCGCAGATCCGCATCACCAGCGACTCGATCGCCACTGCCTCCAACGAGATCGCCACCGGCAACCTCGACCTCAGCCAGCGCACCGAGCGCACTGCGTCCAACCTGCAGCAGGCCGCCAGCTCGATGGAGCAGCTCACCGGCTCGGTGCGCCACACCGCCGACAGCGCCCACGGCGCCAACGAGCTGGCCAGCTCGGCCTCGGGCGTGGCCGCCAAGGGTGGCGAGGTGGTGGGCCAGGTCGTGCAGGTGATGGAACAGATCAGCGCCAGCTCGAAGAAGATCGCCGACATCATCGGCGTGATCGACGGCATCTCGTTCCAGACCAACATCCTCGCGCTCAACGCCGCGGTGGAAGCGGCGCGGGCCGGCGAGCAGGGCCGCGGCTTCGCGGTGGTGGCGGGCGAAGTGCGCTCGCTGGCCCAGCGCAGCGCGCAGGCGGCCCGTGAGATCAAGGGCCTGATCGGCGAGAGCGTGGACCGTGTCGAATCGGGCTCGCGCCTGGTGCAGGACGCCGGCGCCACGATGAACGAGATCGTCGGCTCGGTGAAGCGCGTGACCGACATCATCGGCGAGATCACCGCCGCGTCGAATGCGCAGAGCAGCGACATCGGCCAGGTCAACGGCACCGTGGCCCAGCTCGACCAGATGACGCAGCAGAACGCGGCACTGGTGGAACAGTCGTCGGCCGCGGCCGAGAGCCTGCGCGAACAGGCCGGCCTGCTGGCCCAGGCGGTGGCCCGCTTCCGCGTCGCCCGCGCCTGA
- a CDS encoding YceI family protein: MRKALLVGGCLLSGHATTAHAQAVAYLLDAAHTRVHWEVMHFGTSTTRGRFDDVSGSLELDAASGTGEVSIAVRTASVNTGVPPLDGVLRRSYLASEDHPVAYFVAKQWRWQRDAPLDVRGEFTLRGVSLPLSLRAPALRCYPHPLLQREVCGADLSATLRRSDFGMTDGLPFIGDTVTLVIQVEAIRQP, translated from the coding sequence ATGCGCAAAGCATTGCTCGTGGGTGGGTGCCTGCTCTCGGGGCATGCGACCACGGCCCACGCACAGGCCGTCGCGTACCTGCTCGACGCGGCCCACACCCGGGTGCATTGGGAGGTGATGCACTTCGGCACCTCGACCACCCGAGGCCGCTTCGACGACGTGAGCGGCAGCCTCGAACTCGACGCCGCGTCGGGCACCGGCGAGGTGTCGATCGCGGTGCGCACCGCGTCGGTCAACACCGGCGTGCCACCGCTCGACGGCGTGCTGCGCCGCAGCTACCTGGCGAGCGAGGACCACCCGGTCGCGTATTTCGTGGCGAAGCAGTGGCGCTGGCAGCGCGATGCCCCGCTGGACGTGCGCGGCGAATTCACCCTGCGCGGTGTGTCGCTCCCACTCAGCCTGCGCGCCCCGGCGCTTCGCTGCTACCCGCACCCACTGCTGCAGCGCGAGGTCTGCGGCGCCGACCTCAGCGCCACCCTGCGCCGCAGCGACTTCGGCATGACCGACGGCCTGCCCTTCATCGGCGACACGGTGACCCTGGTGATCCAGGTCGAAGCGATCCGGCAGCCCTGA
- a CDS encoding response regulator, which yields MSTESRTPPPSTDSADAGLAARVQDAQTVMLYERAQTSTLAGVGFALLVCVGLLPYVDARLAWGWFVVRCAVSALRLALTHQFVRTTLPSDRIWRRWLEITLVADGFTWGMATAWIPASTSPHVVALLLTSLVGVAAIGMFVLQPSFRASSLFLLSMLLPAGAEQMMSGTRYGLFAGIGLWAFLALVMVEARRSEARIRELLTLRFTTDRISEERAEALLLAQRQSSVKSQFLATMSHEMRTPLHGILGLTRMLRKDGAITPEKRPEEQLQLIERAGEHLLTLINDILDFSKLEAGQVRLSPQTFDLAALIDDVVSLSVPGAFQAGLSLTTRLHMPRPCFVRGDPSRLRQVLHNLIGNAIKFTESGAVTVVAKHRGSRARIAVHDTGVGIPADEVPRIFDAFHQADSSFTRRYGGTGLGLTIARELARAMGGDLVCTSQQGRGSCFTVTVELPEAPNPAPATAGLGDAGVPLQGRVLLAEDNPVNALVAEAALKNMGLTVELVEDGLQAVASFRASPPDLVLLDCQMPVMDGFEAARRIREHEGEQGLPRTPVVALTANALQGDREHSLAAGMDDHLAKPFKDEDLRAVLRRHLVPA from the coding sequence ATGTCAACAGAATCGCGAACGCCGCCGCCCAGCACCGACTCGGCTGATGCCGGGCTCGCCGCGCGCGTCCAAGACGCGCAGACCGTCATGCTCTACGAGCGGGCGCAGACCTCCACGCTGGCCGGCGTGGGTTTCGCGCTGCTGGTGTGCGTGGGCCTTCTCCCGTATGTCGACGCACGCCTCGCCTGGGGCTGGTTCGTGGTGCGTTGTGCCGTCTCGGCGCTGCGCCTCGCACTCACCCACCAGTTCGTGCGCACCACGCTGCCGAGCGACCGCATCTGGCGGCGCTGGCTCGAGATCACGCTCGTGGCCGACGGCTTCACCTGGGGCATGGCCACGGCGTGGATCCCCGCCAGCACCAGCCCGCACGTGGTGGCGCTCTTGCTCACCTCGCTGGTGGGGGTGGCGGCGATCGGCATGTTCGTGCTGCAGCCGAGCTTTCGGGCCAGCTCGCTCTTCCTGTTGTCGATGCTGCTGCCGGCCGGGGCCGAGCAGATGATGAGCGGCACACGCTATGGCCTCTTCGCCGGCATCGGCCTGTGGGCGTTTCTGGCGCTGGTGATGGTCGAGGCGCGGCGCTCCGAGGCGCGCATCCGCGAGCTGCTCACGCTGCGCTTCACCACCGACCGCATCTCCGAAGAGCGCGCCGAAGCGCTGCTGCTCGCGCAGCGGCAGAGCAGCGTGAAGAGCCAGTTCCTCGCCACCATGAGCCACGAGATGCGCACGCCACTGCACGGCATCCTCGGGCTCACCCGCATGCTGCGCAAAGACGGCGCGATCACGCCCGAGAAGCGGCCCGAAGAGCAGCTGCAGCTGATCGAGCGGGCCGGCGAACACCTGCTCACGCTGATCAACGACATCCTCGATTTCTCGAAGCTCGAAGCGGGGCAGGTGCGCCTGTCGCCGCAGACCTTCGACCTCGCCGCGCTGATCGACGACGTGGTGTCGCTGTCGGTGCCGGGCGCCTTCCAGGCAGGCCTCTCGCTCACGACGCGGCTGCACATGCCGCGGCCCTGTTTCGTGCGGGGCGACCCGTCGCGCCTGCGCCAGGTGCTGCACAACCTGATCGGCAATGCGATCAAGTTCACCGAGTCGGGCGCGGTGACGGTGGTGGCCAAGCACCGCGGCTCGCGCGCGCGCATTGCGGTGCACGACACCGGCGTGGGCATCCCGGCCGACGAGGTGCCGCGCATCTTCGACGCCTTCCACCAGGCCGACAGTTCCTTCACCCGCCGTTATGGCGGCACCGGCCTCGGCCTCACCATCGCCCGCGAGCTGGCGCGTGCGATGGGCGGTGATCTTGTCTGCACCAGCCAGCAGGGCCGAGGCTCGTGTTTCACCGTGACGGTGGAGCTGCCCGAAGCCCCGAACCCGGCGCCCGCCACGGCCGGCCTCGGCGACGCGGGCGTGCCGCTGCAAGGGCGTGTGCTGCTCGCCGAAGACAACCCCGTCAACGCCCTCGTGGCCGAGGCGGCGCTGAAAAACATGGGGCTCACGGTCGAGCTGGTGGAGGACGGCCTGCAGGCCGTGGCCTCGTTCCGCGCCTCACCGCCCGATCTTGTGCTGCTCGATTGCCAGATGCCGGTGATGGATGGTTTCGAGGCGGCCCGCCGCATCCGCGAGCACGAAGGCGAGCAGGGCCTGCCGCGCACGCCGGTGGTGGCGTTGACGGCCAACGCCCTGCAGGGCGACCGCGAGCACAGCCTCGCGGCGGGCATGGACGATCACCTCGCCAAGCCCTTCAAGGACGAGGACCTGCGTGCAGTGCTGCGGCGCCACCTCGTCCCGGCCTGA
- a CDS encoding polyisoprenoid-binding protein, which produces MTKTLLVSALLAVAGMAQAETATYAIDPSHTFVTFEANHFGTSTIRGRFDKKEGSVSLEKGKSGKAEITIDTTSVSTGVGPLDGHLKSKDFFNAAEYPTAKFVGDKFSFNGDKVTTVAGTLTFLGKTQPVTLTATNFNCYTSPMLKREVCGGDFTTTIQRTQFGNNYGVPGIPDSIKLLIQVEAVKQ; this is translated from the coding sequence ATGACCAAGACCCTGCTCGTCTCCGCCCTGCTCGCCGTCGCCGGCATGGCCCAGGCCGAAACCGCCACCTACGCAATCGACCCGTCGCACACCTTCGTGACCTTCGAGGCCAACCATTTCGGCACCAGCACCATCCGTGGCCGCTTCGACAAGAAGGAAGGCAGCGTGTCGCTCGAGAAGGGCAAGTCGGGCAAGGCCGAGATCACCATCGACACCACCTCGGTCAGCACCGGCGTGGGCCCGCTCGACGGCCACCTGAAGAGCAAGGACTTCTTCAACGCCGCCGAGTACCCGACCGCCAAGTTCGTGGGCGACAAGTTCAGCTTCAACGGCGACAAGGTCACCACCGTCGCCGGCACGCTGACCTTCCTCGGCAAGACCCAGCCGGTCACGCTGACGGCCACCAACTTCAACTGCTACACGAGCCCGATGCTCAAGCGCGAGGTCTGCGGCGGTGACTTCACCACCACGATCCAGCGCACGCAGTTCGGCAACAACTATGGCGTGCCGGGCATTCCCGACAGCATCAAGCTCCTGATCCAGGTCGAAGCGGTGAAGCAGTAA
- a CDS encoding YceI family protein, with product MKQLIASVLLASVALGAAAQQKLVPAQSEIAFTSKQMGVPVDGKFKKFDAQVAFDPKKPEAAKIAFTVDLASVSFGSSETESEVAKPDWFNTKAFPQATFQSTTVKATGPGKFEVAGKLTIKGASQNIVVPVALAQAGGTTTATGGFVLKRLDFRIGDGDWKDTSMVANEVTVKLKFALTGVGAL from the coding sequence ATGAAACAACTCATCGCCTCCGTGTTGCTCGCCTCCGTGGCCTTGGGTGCCGCGGCACAACAAAAGCTCGTGCCCGCCCAGAGCGAGATCGCCTTCACCAGCAAGCAGATGGGCGTGCCGGTCGACGGCAAGTTCAAGAAGTTCGACGCCCAGGTGGCCTTCGACCCGAAGAAGCCCGAGGCCGCCAAGATCGCCTTCACCGTCGACCTGGCCAGCGTGAGCTTCGGCTCCAGCGAGACCGAGAGCGAAGTCGCCAAGCCCGACTGGTTCAACACCAAGGCCTTCCCGCAGGCGACCTTCCAGTCGACCACCGTCAAGGCCACGGGCCCGGGCAAGTTCGAGGTGGCCGGCAAGCTCACGATCAAGGGCGCGAGCCAGAACATCGTCGTGCCGGTGGCGCTCGCCCAGGCCGGCGGCACCACCACGGCCACCGGCGGCTTCGTGCTCAAGCGCCTCGATTTCCGAATCGGCGACGGCGATTGGAAAGACACCTCGATGGTCGCCAACGAAGTCACCGTGAAGCTCAAGTTCGCGCTGACGGGCGTCGGGGCCCTTTAG
- a CDS encoding cytochrome b, giving the protein MNTSAPRYSAVAIAFHWILALAIVGAFGMGVYMSDLPFSPQRLKYYNWHKWAGVTILALSALRLLWRLTHRPPADLPAPAWQKLAAHATHWALYALFFAVPLVGWAYSSAAGFPIVWFGVLPLPDFVSPDKALAEAIKPWHGRLAWLLAVLVLMHVAAAFKHHFIDRDGLIGRMSLRG; this is encoded by the coding sequence ATGAACACCTCAGCACCCCGCTACAGCGCCGTCGCCATCGCGTTCCACTGGATCCTGGCGCTGGCGATCGTCGGCGCGTTCGGCATGGGCGTCTACATGAGCGACCTGCCCTTCTCCCCGCAGCGGCTCAAGTACTACAACTGGCACAAGTGGGCGGGGGTGACGATCCTGGCCCTTTCGGCGCTGCGCCTGCTGTGGCGCCTGACGCACCGGCCGCCGGCCGACCTGCCCGCGCCGGCCTGGCAGAAGCTTGCCGCCCACGCCACGCACTGGGCGCTCTATGCCCTCTTCTTCGCGGTGCCGCTGGTGGGCTGGGCGTACAGCTCGGCCGCGGGCTTCCCCATCGTGTGGTTCGGCGTGTTGCCGCTGCCCGATTTCGTGTCGCCCGACAAGGCGCTGGCCGAGGCCATCAAGCCCTGGCACGGGCGGCTCGCCTGGCTGCTCGCGGTGCTGGTGCTGATGCACGTGGCCGCCGCCTTCAAGCACCACTTCATCGATCGCGACGGGCTCATCGGCCGCATGTCGCTGCGTGGTTGA
- a CDS encoding IclR family transcriptional regulator, with the protein MATPSSPTKPALVPAVARAMALLDLLEKERGAMSLAKLAASLTLPKSSVHGLCNTLVALGYLRRQDDGAFYIGPRVMGLAHAFAEATTPAQEFERLWASLGTVPQETLILSVLDGTDVVYVGVRNGMRPLGMAFSVGMRLPAHRAATGRAMLAFHDEAWVKQLYPAARLPAYMNLPAMRRSDLLQELAETRERGYSIDDESVRQGVYCLAAPVRGASGEVVAGLGVCMQKAGLKARFVAQQRDTVIDLARRLSERLGASPQQGSK; encoded by the coding sequence ATGGCCACTCCCTCTTCCCCCACCAAGCCCGCCCTCGTGCCGGCGGTGGCGCGGGCGATGGCCTTGCTCGACCTGCTGGAAAAAGAGCGCGGGGCCATGAGCCTGGCCAAACTCGCAGCCAGCCTGACGCTGCCCAAGAGCAGTGTGCATGGCCTGTGCAACACCCTGGTGGCATTGGGGTACTTGCGCCGCCAGGACGACGGCGCCTTCTACATCGGCCCGCGCGTGATGGGCCTCGCCCATGCGTTTGCCGAGGCGACCACGCCGGCCCAGGAGTTCGAGCGCCTGTGGGCGAGCCTCGGCACCGTGCCGCAGGAGACGCTCATCCTCTCGGTGCTCGACGGCACCGACGTCGTCTACGTGGGCGTGCGCAACGGCATGCGCCCGCTCGGCATGGCCTTCAGCGTGGGCATGCGCCTGCCGGCCCACCGCGCCGCCACGGGCCGCGCGATGCTCGCCTTCCACGACGAGGCGTGGGTCAAGCAGCTCTACCCCGCCGCGCGCCTGCCCGCCTACATGAACCTGCCGGCCATGCGCCGCAGCGATCTGCTGCAAGAGCTTGCCGAGACGCGCGAGCGCGGCTACAGCATCGACGACGAAAGCGTGCGCCAGGGCGTGTACTGCCTGGCCGCGCCGGTGCGTGGCGCCTCGGGCGAAGTGGTGGCCGGCCTGGGCGTGTGCATGCAGAAGGCGGGGCTCAAGGCCCGCTTCGTCGCCCAGCAGCGCGACACCGTGATCGACCTCGCCCGCCGGCTCTCCGAGCGGCTGGGTGCTTCCCCTCAGCAAGGGTCCAAATGA
- a CDS encoding ABC transporter ATP-binding protein, whose amino-acid sequence MSDDIILETRKLTKEFKGFVAVNQVDLKVKRGHIHALIGPNGAGKTTCFNLLTHFITPTSGQIVFNGNDITGEAPAHIARRGIIRSFQISAVFPHLTVLENVRVALQRKLGTSFHFWKPERSLHTLNERALELLRQVDLESYAEHTTVELSYGRKRALEIATTLAMEPELMLLDEPTQGMGLEDVDRIKTLIKKVSANRTILMVEHNMSVVASIADTITVLQRGATLAEGPYAEVSKNPAVIEAYMGSTNVELKGAH is encoded by the coding sequence ATGAGCGACGACATCATTCTCGAAACGCGCAAGCTCACCAAGGAGTTCAAGGGCTTCGTCGCGGTCAACCAGGTCGACCTGAAGGTCAAGCGCGGCCACATCCATGCGCTGATCGGGCCCAACGGCGCCGGCAAGACCACCTGCTTCAACCTGCTCACGCACTTCATCACGCCGACCTCCGGCCAGATCGTCTTCAACGGGAATGACATCACCGGCGAGGCCCCGGCCCACATCGCACGGCGCGGCATCATCCGCTCGTTCCAGATCTCGGCGGTGTTCCCCCACCTCACCGTGCTGGAGAACGTGCGCGTCGCGTTGCAGCGCAAGCTTGGCACCTCGTTCCACTTCTGGAAACCCGAGCGCTCGCTGCACACGCTCAACGAGCGCGCGCTCGAGCTGCTGCGCCAGGTCGACCTCGAAAGCTACGCCGAGCACACCACGGTCGAGCTGAGCTACGGCCGCAAGCGCGCCCTCGAGATCGCCACCACGCTCGCGATGGAGCCCGAGCTGATGCTCCTCGACGAGCCCACGCAGGGCATGGGCCTGGAAGACGTGGACCGCATCAAGACGCTGATCAAGAAGGTCTCGGCCAACCGCACCATCCTGATGGTGGAGCACAACATGAGCGTGGTGGCCAGCATCGCCGACACCATCACCGTGCTGCAGCGCGGCGCCACGCTGGCTGAAGGGCCTTATGCCGAGGTGTCGAAGAACCCGGCGGTGATCGAGGCCTACATGGGCTCGACGAACGTCGAATTGAAGGGGGCGCATTGA